The sequence CCTGAAGAAAACCTAACAGGTTTCGTTCAATAGTGGTACATAAAGCTGACAAAGGCAAATGATGAGGCTCTGTTCCAAATGGATCTTCGATCTCTTCTCCAATGGCATCCAATCCAAAAAAGGCTAGTGACACAAGAAACACCACTAGAGGTGTCAGTACTCCTGCAGTATCGACAATCCCGAAAGGAAGGAAGAAACAGAAGAATGCAACAATCCGGTGACCGAGTATGACATAGGTAACAGGAAACGGAGTGTTTTTGATTCGTTCGCAACCACCTTGTATAGCCGTTATCTCTGTAAGACTCGCTTCCAGTACAGGCAGGTGAAAATCATGTATCCATCCCTTTTGCCAGGCATGTTGAATCTTTTCACCCATTCGTTGTAAAAGTCCTAACGTCACATTAGGTTGTTCATTAAGCCAATTCAGATCCTGTTTGGAAAGATATTTTTTCAACTCTTCATCCGGTGTTGTATCACGTAGCAAATGACGTAGTGAGTGTACGTGCGCAATGATCATCCGTACGAGTTCCTGTTGAAAAGCCATATAAGGCTCAGGTACTGCGACTCCATCTTTCCCCAGTTTATCCAGCTCTCTTTCCTGCAATGAAGCAGGTTGCTTCACAACAAGCGTTATAATCTGCCGCGCAAAACTACGACTCACATTGACCAGTTGTCCCCAGAGAATACGTCCTTCCCAAAAACGATCATAAGCAGTATTATTTCGAAACCCCAGGAAAATACTAATCGCAACCCCCATAATTGTAAAGGGTATAGCTGTAAGTGTATAGGTCTTCACATCTGTCATAACTTCGATGACAGTTACTATAATAGCAACGCCTGTAGCAGCCAGTATACGTTCTCCGGATCTTTGCAGGCTGGTATGTCGAAAAGTAAAAAGAAGTTTGGACCAGGGAAACTTTTGTTTTAGAATCATGGTAAGAATGTATAGTTTATCAAGCTTTATAAATGGGTATATTTCTGATATGCACATATGACAGTCCGCTTGAAAATGGTTATCCATCTTTCAAGCAACTACATTATACACTTTGGGGTACTATTCAGTTAGGGTTTAAGCATAAAGGACGTAGAAGTCAAAAGTAAAATAATGTGCCTCTTCAGACTAACTAGCCTGACAATCCTTATGCTAGTTGCGATGTGGTACGATTTTCGTACAAGTCTGAAGGGAGACAGATAGTAGATTATCTACAAAATCAGATACTTTCATGTAGATATATCTGAAGAGTATACATAAAGCTACAAATGAAAGAAAGAGAAAAATAGCCTCATCGTAAATCATACAGGAAGTCATGAAAAAGGGTAAAAGATGTATCTTTTTGCTACTAGTATTTTTGCTATCACTGGGTAATAAAATCGCCTATACCCAACCCCACCAGAAACCCGGTTTCATCTCCCGTTACTGGAATAAACTTGTCAATGATACAAGTGCAAATGCCAAGTCTCAGTTTTTAGTTTATCCAACGCTGGCCTATGCACCCGAAACCAGCTGGGAGTTTGGGTTAAGCAGTCTCTATGTATTTTACGCCAAAGGAGATACGAACAATCGTTTAAGTGAAATCAATGGCTTTACGTTTCTTACTTTAAAACGACAATATGGCTTTTGGTTTGATCATGCATTATACTCTCACGAGAACAAATGGTTTTCGCTAGGTCGGCTGCGTCTCCAAAGTTTTCCTCTTCTTTACCATGGTATTGGTCCCGACTCTCCTGAAGAACATCTGGCCCAGGTCAATGCCAATCTGCTTCAGATTAGAGAAAGAGTGCTACGCAAGATATATCCGAGCCTTTACTTTGGACTGGAAGTTGACTATCAGCGATTAAGTTCTGTTGAGTTTGAACTCAATACAGATGAACCTATCGACCATCCGCCAGGGAGTACTGGCTCTGCCAATCTGGGAGTTGGTTTGGGAATCTTATATGATAACCGTCACAATGTATTGAATGTCCGTAAAGGGTTCTTTTCAGAACTTTCACTCCTGAATTATGACAAAAACCGTGGAAGCGACTTTTCGTTTACCTCTGTCATTTCTGACACTCGCATCTATCGTCCTATTAACAAACGGGATGTACTGGCAGCTCAGGTATTCGGACAATTTAACTTTGGTAATCCACCTTTTAATCAGCTTTCACTATTAGGTGGCGAAAGCATCATGCGTGGATATTATTTGGGTCGGTTCAGAGACAATAATCAGATTGCAGCTCAAGTCGAATATCGCTTTCTGCCTTTACCCCTGGGATTTACCAAACGAGTAGGCGCTGCTGTATTTGCAGGAAGTGGGACTGTATTTAACAGCGTTCGCACCTTACAATTTCATGATTTTGTATGGTCAGCAGGTGCAGGCCTTCGTTTCCTTATCTTTCCTAAGAAAGATATATTCACCCGATTGGATGTAGCCTTTACTCAGGAAGGTCCTGGTTTCTATATATTTATCGGAGAAGCATTCTAACAGAATCAGAATTGTAACATTTTCGGTTAGCATGCAGCATCAAACATTACAATTGTTTCTCAAGCATAATCATATGTTTGCATAGAATTCCATTTTCATAGATTGGTGCCGGATAATTGTCAACAAAAAAGTTTTTCCGGATTCCAGTTATTTCAAACCCTACTTTTTGATATAGATATAGTTGTTTAATTGCCCCATTGGCAGTTCCAATAACTAATGTTTTAAATCCTTTTTCTTTAGCTCGTTGGGTTGCTTCGTTTAATAAGTGAGTACCAATACCCAATCCCTGATAGTCCTTATGCACTGCAATATTTTTGATCTCTATTGCCTTAGCATCTAGGATGTAAAGAATGTATACTCCAATAATTTGGGAATTGTGTTCAAAAACATATATTTCCCCTCCCTTTACATAGGAATCTATGATTTCTATGGTCTCATCTGCTAGAAGCAGTAACTCATAGGGAATTTGCTCCTCTTTTTCCAACAGTCGGGTTTGTGTATAGTTTAAAGTCATATTGGCTAATTTCTGCTTTTCAATTTTACAGAATCTATTCTTTAATCATACAATATCCTACGAATCAAAGTTTTAGGAAAGCTCTTTCTAAACAACAGCAATTAGCGACATCTGTTCAAACAACAACAATCTGACTAACAATATATTACTACTTAAATGGGTTATCATTTCCCCAACTTTCTGACATAAACAGGTATATATACCTATTAAAAAATCTTACTCATACCTATACAGTTATCCATATTTACATTCGTCGATTTTAATCTTTCTTTAATTATTTCCTGACTATTTTGATTTATTTTTGTTGTAATGATATTGTCAGGTAACATTCCATCTGGCAAGCCTGACTTATTTTCTCTCGAAATTGAAGCCCAGGAATCGTTTTCACTACAGCCGGTTAAAGTAAAATTAACTTTTTTTCATCCGTCATTTTGTAATGAAAGATTCTAGTATATCGTTGGAAGAAGCGAAACGGCTTCAGGCATTGTTTTCATACCATATTTTGGATACTCCTGCTGAAAAAGACTTTGATGACATTGTTTGCCTTGCTTCCCAGATTTGCCAGACACCCATATCGTTGATCTCTCTCCTTGATCATGAGCGCCTTTGGGCTAAAGCGAAGATTGGTGTAGAAGCATCAGAAATTCCACGCGAGATTACTTTCTGCACATCAGCTATAACTCAGAACAATCTTTTTATTATTGGTAATACACTTGAAGATAATCAGTATTGTGAAAATCCTCTGGTAGTAGGCGATCCGCACATTCGCTTCTATGCAGGAATGCCTCTGATTACTCCAACAGGCTATAAGCTTGGTACATTGTGTGTAATGGATCAGGTACCAAGACAACTGACCTCAGAACAAAAATTTGCATTGGAATTGCTTTCCCGCCAGATAGTGCAACAACTCGAGCTTCGGCAAAAGAATCGGCAACTTGCCAATGATGCAGAGATCCTGCAATTACAAAATCAGCAGCTCAATGAAATGCATCAACGTTCGGAAGAAACCAACCAACTTATGAGTAGGTTTCTGTCTATCATCTCTCATGATGTTCGTACACCAGTTAATCTCCTACGTGGATTTTTACCACTACTCACTAACGATGACATACCTGCGCAAGAACAAAAAAAAGTAATTGACAAAATTAGTCTGATGCTGGTTTCCACAGATGAGCTATTAAGTAATCTGGTACATTGGACTTCCCGACAGATCAAAGGAATGTCTATTCACAATCAACCAATTAATCTTGAGAAACTGGTAGAAAGTGAACTTTTCAAGTTAGCGATATCGGCCTCTCAAAAACATAATCTGCTTATCAATGCAATGCCTTCTCTGACAGCGTGGGCAGATTATGATATACTTCGCTTTATACTTCGGAACCTATTGGGGAA is a genomic window of Xanthocytophaga agilis containing:
- a CDS encoding bestrophin family protein, yielding MILKQKFPWSKLLFTFRHTSLQRSGERILAATGVAIIVTVIEVMTDVKTYTLTAIPFTIMGVAISIFLGFRNNTAYDRFWEGRILWGQLVNVSRSFARQIITLVVKQPASLQERELDKLGKDGVAVPEPYMAFQQELVRMIIAHVHSLRHLLRDTTPDEELKKYLSKQDLNWLNEQPNVTLGLLQRMGEKIQHAWQKGWIHDFHLPVLEASLTEITAIQGGCERIKNTPFPVTYVILGHRIVAFFCFFLPFGIVDTAGVLTPLVVFLVSLAFFGLDAIGEEIEDPFGTEPHHLPLSALCTTIERNLLGFLQEKNLPAPAEPVDNVLI
- a CDS encoding BamA/TamA family outer membrane protein; its protein translation is MKKGKRCIFLLLVFLLSLGNKIAYTQPHQKPGFISRYWNKLVNDTSANAKSQFLVYPTLAYAPETSWEFGLSSLYVFYAKGDTNNRLSEINGFTFLTLKRQYGFWFDHALYSHENKWFSLGRLRLQSFPLLYHGIGPDSPEEHLAQVNANLLQIRERVLRKIYPSLYFGLEVDYQRLSSVEFELNTDEPIDHPPGSTGSANLGVGLGILYDNRHNVLNVRKGFFSELSLLNYDKNRGSDFSFTSVISDTRIYRPINKRDVLAAQVFGQFNFGNPPFNQLSLLGGESIMRGYYLGRFRDNNQIAAQVEYRFLPLPLGFTKRVGAAVFAGSGTVFNSVRTLQFHDFVWSAGAGLRFLIFPKKDIFTRLDVAFTQEGPGFYIFIGEAF
- a CDS encoding GNAT family N-acetyltransferase produces the protein MTLNYTQTRLLEKEEQIPYELLLLADETIEIIDSYVKGGEIYVFEHNSQIIGVYILYILDAKAIEIKNIAVHKDYQGLGIGTHLLNEATQRAKEKGFKTLVIGTANGAIKQLYLYQKVGFEITGIRKNFFVDNYPAPIYENGILCKHMIMLEKQL
- a CDS encoding GAF domain-containing sensor histidine kinase; its protein translation is MKDSSISLEEAKRLQALFSYHILDTPAEKDFDDIVCLASQICQTPISLISLLDHERLWAKAKIGVEASEIPREITFCTSAITQNNLFIIGNTLEDNQYCENPLVVGDPHIRFYAGMPLITPTGYKLGTLCVMDQVPRQLTSEQKFALELLSRQIVQQLELRQKNRQLANDAEILQLQNQQLNEMHQRSEETNQLMSRFLSIISHDVRTPVNLLRGFLPLLTNDDIPAQEQKKVIDKISLMLVSTDELLSNLVHWTSRQIKGMSIHNQPINLEKLVESELFKLAISASQKHNLLINAMPSLTAWADYDILRFILRNLLGNANKYTVSGTIEVRGWEEYDLEGKEHLVISIKDSGRGMSKEQQNKLFNWQDKNSQPGTNGERGSGVGLLLCRDFISDLQGRIWLESKPDQGTTFFFTLVKYNQDLHRKQQPDYALKALTL